A genomic stretch from Telopea speciosissima isolate NSW1024214 ecotype Mountain lineage chromosome 7, Tspe_v1, whole genome shotgun sequence includes:
- the LOC122668104 gene encoding 3-ketoacyl-CoA thiolase 2, peroxisomal has protein sequence MEKAIDRQRVLLNHLRPSSSQSSESDISASVCLAGDSAAYQRKAIFGDDIVIVAAYRTPLCKAKRGGFKDTPADDLLATVLRALIEKTNLNPSEVGDIVVGTVLAPGSLRAIECRMAAFYAGFPDNVPCRTVNRQCSSGLQAVADVAAAIKAGFYDIGIGAGLESMTTNSMSWEGAVNPKVEKYTEARDCLLPMGVTSENVAQRFGVTRQEQDQAAVDSHRKAAAATAAGKFKDEIIPVATKIVDPKTGEEKRVTISIDDGFRPNASVADLGKLKPVFKKDGTTTAGNSSQVTDGAGAVLLMKRSVAMKKGLPILGVFRSFSAVGVEPAVMGIGPAVAIPAAVKSAGLELDDIDLFEINEAFASQFVYCRKKLELDPEKINVNGGAIAIGHPLGATGARCVSTLLHEMKRRGKDCRFGVVSMCIGTGMGAAAVFERGDGVDGLSNIRKVETQNLLSKDAR, from the exons ATGGAGAAAGCTATTGACAGACAGAGAGTTCTGCTCAACCACCTtcgcccttcttcttctcagagCAGTGAATCTGATATCTCT GCTTCGGTTTGCTTGGCTGGGGATAGCGCAGCATATCAACGAAAAGCCATTTTTGGGGATGATATTGTGATTGTGGC TGCGTACCGGACTCCATTATGCAAGGCAAAGCGTGGTGGTTTCAAGGATACTCCTGCTGATGATTTACTTGCAACTGTTCTTAgg GCACTGATAGAGAAGACAAATTTGAACCCAAGTGAAGTTGGGGACATTGTCGTTGGTACTGTCTTGGCACCAGGCTCCCTCAGAGCAATTGAATGCAGGATGGCAGCGTTCTATGCTGGCTTTCCTG ATAATGTTCCTTGTAGGACCGTGAATAGGCAATGCTCATCTGGGCTTCAGGCAGTTGCTGATGTTGCTGCTGCCATAAAAGCTGGATTCTATGATATTG GAATTGGAGCTGGGCTGGAGTCCATGACAACCAATTCAATGTCCTGGGAGGGTGCAGTGAATCCAAAA GTGGAGAAGTATACAGAAGCCCGAGATTGTCTTCTTCCCATGGGTGTTACTTCTGAAAATGTTGCACAACGTTTTGGTGTAACACGGCAGGAGCAGGACCAAGCAGCT GTTGATTCTCATAGGAAAGCTGCTGCTGCCACTGCTGCTGGTAAATTCAAAGATGAAATCATACCAGTGGCCACCAAG ATTGTGGACCCTAAAACAGGAGAGGAGAAACGTGTTACGATTTCTATTGATGATGGATTTCGACCAAATGCATCAGTAGCAGACCTGGGAAAACTGAAGCCTGTATTTAAAAAGGATGGGACCACCACTGCTG GCAATTCTAGCCAGGTGACTGATGGTGCTGGAGCGGTCCTCCTCATGAAGAGAAGTGTAGCAATGAAGAAAGGACTTCCCATTCTTGGTGTATTCAG GAGTTTTTCTGCTGTTGGAGTGGAACCAGCCGTCATGGGCATTGGTCCAGCTGTTGCAATTCCAGCTGCAGTGAAGTCCGCTGGTCTGGAACTTGATGATATTGATCTTTTTGAGATAAATGAG GCATTTGCCTCCCAATTTGTTTACTGTCGTAAGAAACTGGAACTTGATCCAGAAAAAATCAATGTTAACGGAGGTGCAATAGCTATTGGGCATCCCTTGGGTGCAACAG GTGCACGTTGTGTGAGTACTCTGTTGCATGAGATGAAGCGCCGTGGCAAGGACTGCCGCTTCGGAGTAGTGTCTATGTGCATTG GCACAGGAATGGGGGCTGCAGCGGTTTTTGAAAGAGGGGATGGTGTTGATGGCCTCTCCAATATTCGGAAGGTTGAGACTCAAAATTTATTGTCCAAGGATGCTCGATAG